A single genomic interval of Rhodopseudomonas palustris harbors:
- a CDS encoding PadR family transcriptional regulator: MDGVDNSPRRCGFGMPGCRWGRRGMGGRGMGGGEMMRAGRMLAQGDLKLIALALIAEQPRHGYDIIKMIEEKTAGFYAPSPGVVYPTLTFLEETGHVIAQPEGTKKLYVATDEGRGHLAANRALADAVFDRLAAFGEMMRQQNVDSGTEGNDLPPLLRAALDNLREVAIRQIVKDPDNEAELVAILARAAGELRKT; the protein is encoded by the coding sequence ATGGACGGCGTCGACAACAGCCCGCGACGATGCGGGTTTGGGATGCCCGGGTGCCGGTGGGGCCGCCGGGGCATGGGCGGCCGCGGGATGGGCGGCGGCGAGATGATGCGCGCCGGCCGGATGCTGGCGCAAGGCGACCTCAAGCTGATCGCGCTGGCGCTGATCGCCGAGCAACCGCGCCACGGCTACGACATTATCAAGATGATCGAGGAGAAGACCGCCGGCTTCTACGCCCCGAGTCCGGGCGTGGTGTATCCGACGCTCACCTTCCTTGAAGAGACCGGCCACGTCATCGCCCAGCCGGAAGGCACCAAGAAGCTCTACGTCGCGACCGACGAGGGCCGAGGCCACCTGGCCGCCAATCGCGCGTTGGCCGATGCGGTGTTCGACCGCCTCGCCGCGTTCGGCGAGATGATGCGGCAACAGAACGTCGACAGCGGCACCGAGGGCAACGATTTGCCGCCGCTGCTGCGGGCAGCGCTCGACAACCTTCGGGAAGTCGCGATCCGCCAGATAGTCAAAGACCCGGACAACGAAGCAGAGCTTGTTGCGATCCTCGCTCGCGCCGCCGGCGAGCTTCGCAAAACGTAG
- a CDS encoding efflux RND transporter periplasmic adaptor subunit gives MRMRWTMSGAVAAWLLGAVAAHAAATLTVAETRISDEKAVFATVESISVVPARARIGGTVVALKVREGDSVTRGQEIAAIGDDKLTLQMNSLDAQIQALQAQATQAQIDYDRISGLVERGTLPRTKLDEARTALNVAENNLRAKTAERSVVQQQFKEGQVLSPDDGRVLKKMITVGSVVLQGDPIVTVAQQHYKLRLRVPERHARSLKKGDKIRVDGSEFGDNAAKFGTIDLVYPQIEDGRVVADATVEGLPQYFVGDRLRVWISGGEREAFVIPAKFVSTEFGIDYVHIGEPGKTMAVPVQRGREHPTEVMPDGLEILSGLRNGDKLVQP, from the coding sequence ATGCGAATGCGATGGACGATGAGCGGCGCGGTCGCCGCATGGCTGCTCGGAGCAGTGGCGGCGCATGCCGCGGCGACGCTGACGGTGGCGGAGACCAGGATCTCCGACGAGAAAGCGGTGTTCGCCACCGTCGAGAGCATCAGCGTGGTGCCGGCGCGCGCGCGGATCGGCGGCACGGTGGTGGCGCTGAAGGTGCGTGAAGGCGACAGCGTCACCCGCGGCCAGGAGATTGCAGCCATCGGCGACGACAAGCTGACGCTGCAGATGAACTCGCTCGACGCCCAGATCCAGGCGCTGCAGGCACAGGCGACCCAGGCGCAGATCGACTACGATCGCATCTCGGGGTTGGTCGAGCGCGGCACGCTGCCACGCACCAAGCTGGACGAAGCCCGTACCGCGCTCAACGTCGCCGAGAACAACCTGCGCGCCAAGACTGCGGAACGGTCGGTGGTGCAGCAGCAGTTCAAGGAAGGCCAGGTGCTGTCGCCGGACGACGGACGCGTGCTGAAGAAGATGATCACCGTCGGTTCGGTGGTGCTGCAGGGTGATCCGATCGTCACCGTCGCACAGCAGCACTACAAGCTGCGGCTCCGGGTGCCGGAGCGGCACGCGCGCTCTCTCAAGAAGGGTGACAAGATCCGCGTCGACGGCAGCGAGTTCGGCGACAACGCAGCCAAGTTCGGCACCATCGATCTGGTGTATCCGCAGATCGAGGACGGCCGAGTCGTCGCCGACGCCACTGTCGAAGGACTGCCGCAATACTTCGTCGGCGACCGGCTGCGGGTGTGGATCTCCGGCGGTGAGCGCGAGGCCTTCGTGATTCCGGCGAAGTTCGTCTCCACCGAATTCGGCATCGACTACGTCCATATCGGCGAGCCCGGCAAGACCATGGCAGTGCCGGTGCAGCGCGGCCGCGAACATCCGACCGAAGTCATGCCCGACGGACTCGAGATTCTCTCGGGTCTGCGCAATGGTGACAAGTTGGTGCAGCCGTGA
- a CDS encoding cytochrome P450 produces MFSFDPYSPVVDADPFPLYKTLRDEYPVFWSEPAQMWILSRYLDVAGAGSNWQVFSSAKGNLMTELPNRAGATLGTTDPPRHDRLRGLVQHAFMKRNLEALAEPMREIARDAAEALRGRDQFDFISDFSSKFTVRVLFAALGLPMGDEQTVRDKAVLMVQSDPVTRAKGPEHLAAYAWMQDYASGVIAQRRAEPKNDLISHFSMAEIDGDRLDEREVLLTTTTLIMAGIESLGGFMSMLALNLADFADARRAVVADPALLPDAVEESLRYNTSAQRFKRCLQSDLTLHGVTMKAGDFVCLAYGSANRDERQFPNPDVYDLTRKPKGHLGFGGGVHACLGSAIARMAIRIAFDEFHKVVPDYTRTEQQLNWMPSSTFRSPLRLDFAVEQAAARSAA; encoded by the coding sequence ATGTTCAGCTTCGATCCCTATTCGCCCGTTGTCGATGCCGACCCGTTCCCGCTCTACAAGACGCTGCGCGACGAGTATCCGGTGTTCTGGAGCGAGCCGGCCCAGATGTGGATTTTGTCGCGCTATCTCGACGTGGCCGGTGCCGGCAGCAACTGGCAGGTGTTCTCGTCGGCCAAGGGCAACCTGATGACCGAGCTGCCGAACCGGGCCGGCGCCACGCTCGGCACCACCGATCCACCGCGCCACGACCGGCTGCGCGGGCTGGTGCAGCACGCCTTCATGAAGCGCAATCTCGAAGCGCTGGCCGAACCGATGCGGGAGATCGCCCGCGATGCCGCCGAGGCGCTGCGCGGCCGCGACCAATTCGATTTCATCAGCGACTTTTCGTCCAAGTTCACCGTGCGGGTGCTGTTTGCAGCGCTTGGCCTGCCGATGGGCGATGAGCAGACCGTGCGGGACAAGGCGGTGCTGATGGTGCAGAGCGATCCGGTGACCCGCGCCAAGGGGCCTGAGCATCTCGCCGCCTACGCATGGATGCAGGACTACGCGTCGGGCGTGATCGCGCAGCGCCGCGCCGAGCCGAAGAACGATCTGATCTCGCATTTCAGCATGGCGGAGATCGATGGTGACCGGCTCGACGAGCGCGAGGTGCTGCTCACCACCACCACGTTGATCATGGCTGGCATCGAGTCGCTCGGTGGCTTCATGAGCATGCTGGCGCTGAACCTGGCCGACTTCGCCGATGCGCGCCGCGCGGTGGTGGCCGACCCGGCGCTGCTGCCGGACGCGGTCGAGGAGTCGCTGCGCTACAACACCTCGGCGCAGCGCTTCAAACGCTGCCTGCAGAGCGACCTGACGCTGCACGGCGTCACCATGAAGGCGGGGGACTTCGTGTGCCTCGCCTATGGCTCGGCCAATCGCGACGAACGGCAGTTTCCGAATCCCGACGTGTACGATCTGACGCGCAAGCCGAAAGGCCACCTCGGCTTCGGCGGCGGCGTCCATGCCTGCCTCGGCTCGGCGATCGCCCGGATGGCGATCAGGATCGCATTCGACGAGTTCCACAAGGTGGTGCCGGACTACACGCGCACCGAGCAGCAGTTGAACTGGATGCCATCGTCGACCTTCCGCAGCCCGCTGCGGCTCGACTTCGCGGTCGAGCAGGCCGCGGCGCGATCCGCGGCGTAG
- a CDS encoding YgaP family membrane protein, which yields MNLDQTVLAFAGAVVLVSLTLGWLVSPYWLLLTAFAGVNMIQASFTGFCPAAIVFKKLGRPAGNAFS from the coding sequence ATGAATCTCGATCAAACCGTGCTCGCCTTCGCCGGCGCCGTCGTGCTGGTGAGCCTCACGCTCGGCTGGCTGGTCAGCCCGTATTGGCTGTTGCTGACGGCATTCGCCGGGGTCAATATGATCCAGGCATCGTTCACCGGCTTCTGCCCGGCGGCGATCGTGTTCAAGAAGCTCGGCCGTCCGGCCGGCAATGCGTTTTCGTAA
- the ccoG gene encoding cytochrome c oxidase accessory protein CcoG: MTETNIEGPLYAPRKKVYPQAVHGRFRRIKWALLAITLSIYYFTPFLRWNRGPGLPDQAVLIDLPARRFYFFFIELWPQEVYYFTGLLIIAALVLFLMNALAGRVWCGYLCPQTVWTDLFYAVERLIEGDRRDRITKDKHGLTVRRVGELALKHFIWLMIAWWTGGAWVLYFADAPTLVKELVTFQAPMVAYVWIGILTFTTYTLAGFMREQVCIYMCPWPRIQAALTDEWALNVTYKYDRGEPRMSVKKAEVVRAHGETAGDCIDCHQCVNVCPTGVDIRQGLQLGCVQCGLCIDACNTVMQQVGRPPDLIAYDTDINIQRRLAGKPSVYRPIRARTLLYSGLIVLVGAVMVYALATRGSLDINVLHERNPLFVTLSNGGVRNDYTVRLLNKRPTGRVMQVSVSGVPGARLQAVGVDPDAKDRLDVEVGQDQTRELRLSVMVPSEQVPSKSMNITFEVKDPQTGEMATAVDHFVPPTSN; this comes from the coding sequence ATGACCGAAACCAACATCGAGGGGCCGCTCTATGCGCCCCGCAAGAAAGTCTATCCGCAGGCGGTGCACGGCCGCTTCCGCAGGATCAAATGGGCGCTGCTGGCGATCACGCTGTCGATCTACTACTTCACGCCGTTCCTACGTTGGAACCGCGGCCCCGGCCTGCCCGATCAGGCGGTGCTGATCGATCTGCCGGCGCGGCGGTTCTATTTCTTCTTCATCGAGCTGTGGCCGCAGGAAGTGTATTACTTCACCGGCCTGTTGATCATCGCCGCGCTGGTGCTGTTCCTGATGAACGCACTCGCCGGCCGCGTGTGGTGCGGCTATCTGTGCCCGCAGACCGTGTGGACTGACCTGTTCTACGCAGTCGAACGGCTGATCGAGGGCGACCGCCGCGATCGCATCACCAAGGACAAGCACGGGCTGACCGTACGCCGCGTCGGCGAGCTCGCCCTCAAGCACTTCATTTGGCTGATGATCGCGTGGTGGACCGGCGGCGCCTGGGTGCTGTACTTCGCCGACGCCCCGACGCTGGTGAAGGAGCTGGTCACCTTCCAGGCGCCGATGGTCGCCTATGTCTGGATCGGCATCCTCACCTTCACCACCTACACTCTCGCCGGCTTCATGCGCGAGCAGGTGTGCATCTATATGTGCCCGTGGCCGCGCATCCAGGCGGCGCTGACCGACGAATGGGCGCTCAACGTCACCTATAAGTACGACCGCGGCGAACCGCGGATGTCGGTGAAGAAGGCCGAAGTGGTGCGCGCCCATGGCGAGACCGCCGGCGACTGCATCGACTGCCACCAATGCGTCAACGTCTGCCCGACTGGCGTCGACATCCGCCAGGGTCTGCAGCTCGGCTGCGTGCAGTGCGGCCTGTGCATCGACGCCTGCAATACGGTGATGCAGCAGGTCGGCCGTCCGCCGGACCTGATCGCCTACGATACCGACATCAACATCCAGCGCCGGCTCGCCGGCAAACCTTCGGTGTATCGTCCGATCCGCGCCCGCACGTTGCTGTATTCCGGGCTGATCGTGCTGGTCGGCGCGGTGATGGTGTATGCGCTGGCAACGCGCGGCTCGCTCGACATCAATGTGCTGCACGAGCGCAACCCGCTGTTCGTGACGTTGTCCAACGGCGGCGTGCGCAACGACTACACCGTGCGGCTGCTCAACAAACGCCCGACGGGCCGCGTGATGCAGGTGTCGGTCAGCGGCGTGCCGGGTGCCCGGCTGCAGGCGGTCGGCGTCGATCCGGACGCCAAGGACCGGCTCGATGTCGAAGTCGGCCAGGATCAGACCCGCGAACTGCGGCTGTCGGTGATGGTGCCGAGCGAGCAGGTGCCGAGCAAGTCGATGAACATCACCTTCGAGGTCAAGGATCCGCAGACCGGCGAGATGGCGACTGCGGTCGACCACTTCGTGCCGCCGACCTCGAACTAA
- a CDS encoding helix-turn-helix domain-containing protein, whose product MARARRKAAIPIFALYGETPAAPVDMLHVEAIQSRSRLYQWEIDVHAHRSLHQILWIGSGTATIALDEQRVQRDGPVAVIVPPGVVHGFRFSPHTEGQVFTFNPHAMIEGDVPATGQALRDLFAAARILEFAPDGAATMRIDRLFAELADEFATPDAGNSPVPLWLGRAIVWRLAQQSERQARYAARGGDQFTRFLLLVETHHCEHWPIARYADELGMTPERLNRLAKAETGQSALDVVHARLTREACRRLTYIAAPISKLAFELGFEDPAYFCRFFKRRTGQSPRDYRRVVSEEA is encoded by the coding sequence ATGGCTCGCGCACGCCGCAAAGCAGCAATTCCGATCTTCGCGCTGTACGGCGAAACGCCGGCGGCGCCGGTCGACATGCTGCATGTCGAAGCGATCCAGTCGCGCAGCCGGTTGTATCAGTGGGAGATCGATGTCCACGCCCACCGCAGCCTGCATCAAATCCTCTGGATCGGCTCCGGAACGGCGACGATCGCGCTCGACGAGCAGCGCGTGCAGCGCGATGGGCCGGTCGCGGTGATCGTGCCGCCCGGTGTCGTTCACGGCTTCAGGTTCTCGCCGCACACCGAAGGTCAGGTCTTCACCTTCAATCCGCACGCAATGATCGAAGGCGATGTGCCGGCGACCGGCCAGGCGCTCCGCGATCTGTTCGCTGCGGCCCGCATCCTGGAATTCGCGCCGGACGGCGCCGCAACGATGCGGATCGACAGATTGTTCGCCGAGCTCGCCGATGAATTCGCGACGCCGGATGCCGGCAACTCGCCCGTGCCGTTGTGGCTCGGCCGTGCCATCGTGTGGAGGCTGGCGCAGCAAAGCGAGCGGCAAGCGCGCTATGCCGCGCGCGGCGGCGATCAGTTCACCCGCTTCTTGTTGCTGGTGGAGACACATCATTGCGAGCATTGGCCGATCGCGCGCTACGCCGACGAACTCGGCATGACGCCTGAACGCCTCAACCGTCTGGCGAAAGCCGAGACCGGCCAGAGCGCGCTCGACGTGGTCCATGCCCGCCTCACCCGCGAGGCCTGCCGCCGGCTGACGTATATAGCTGCGCCGATCTCCAAGCTCGCGTTCGAACTCGGCTTCGAAGACCCTGCTTATTTCTGCCGCTTCTTCAAACGCCGCACCGGCCAGAGTCCTCGGGATTATCGGCGCGTGGTGAGCGAGGAGGCGTAG
- the petA gene encoding ubiquinol-cytochrome c reductase iron-sulfur subunit, with amino-acid sequence MTAITSEQPSRRDVLYLATGALAAVGTAAMAWPFVSQLNPDAGTVAAGFPLEVDLAPISEGQVVKVFWRGQPIFISHRTPKEIQSAQSADWQSFRDPEPDSARVKPGKEQWLVVSAICTHLGCVPTEHQGNYDGWFCQCHGSQYDSAGRIRLGPAPRNLPLVPYKFATDTQIIIGET; translated from the coding sequence ATGACCGCTATTACGTCTGAACAACCGAGCCGCCGTGACGTGTTGTACTTGGCGACCGGGGCCCTGGCTGCGGTCGGCACCGCCGCGATGGCGTGGCCGTTCGTATCCCAGCTCAATCCCGACGCCGGCACGGTTGCGGCCGGCTTCCCGCTCGAAGTCGACCTGGCGCCGATCTCGGAAGGGCAGGTCGTGAAGGTGTTCTGGCGCGGCCAACCGATCTTCATCAGCCACCGCACGCCGAAGGAAATCCAGTCAGCGCAGTCCGCCGATTGGCAAAGCTTCCGTGATCCGGAGCCGGACTCGGCCCGCGTCAAGCCCGGCAAGGAGCAGTGGCTGGTGGTGTCGGCGATCTGCACCCACCTCGGCTGCGTGCCGACCGAGCATCAGGGCAACTACGACGGCTGGTTCTGCCAGTGCCACGGCTCGCAGTACGACTCCGCCGGCCGTATCCGGCTCGGGCCGGCGCCGCGCAACCTGCCGCTGGTGCCCTACAAGTTCGCCACTGACACGCAGATCATTATCGGCGAGACCTGA
- a CDS encoding ArsR/SmtB family transcription factor, whose translation MKITDDPMVVAADQASELLKALSNRHRLLIICQLVDGERSVGELADALDLRDSTVSQHLALLRRDGLVSARRDAQSIFYSIASEPAREVLTTLYRVFCPGQATGKTSRKPAGA comes from the coding sequence ATGAAAATAACAGACGATCCGATGGTGGTTGCCGCCGACCAAGCCAGCGAGCTTCTGAAAGCGCTGTCGAACCGGCATCGGCTGCTGATCATCTGTCAGTTGGTGGACGGCGAGCGCTCGGTCGGAGAACTCGCCGACGCGCTGGATCTGCGCGACTCGACGGTGTCGCAGCATCTCGCGCTGCTGCGCCGCGACGGGTTGGTATCGGCGCGGCGCGATGCGCAGTCGATCTTCTATTCGATCGCCAGCGAACCGGCGCGCGAAGTGTTGACGACGCTGTACCGGGTGTTCTGTCCGGGGCAGGCGACCGGAAAGACCAGCCGCAAACCTGCAGGGGCGTGA
- a CDS encoding 2-hydroxychromene-2-carboxylate isomerase codes for MSLSVDLFWSFRSPYSYLSLPKAVKLVEQYDFVINARPVYPLAVRDPTFFKRTDPRFARYVVLDSFRVAQKEGIPFRFPRPDPIVQNMQTLEVAAEQPYITRLTRLGAAAQLAGHGLAFIREVSSVLYGGAVDNWHEGDHLAKAAERAGLDLAQLEAEIAADADRYDETIRSNERDHAASGHWGVPTFVFKGEPFFGQDRLDLLLWRLQQHGLKERD; via the coding sequence ATGAGTCTCAGCGTCGATCTGTTCTGGTCGTTTCGTAGCCCTTACAGCTATCTGTCATTGCCCAAGGCGGTGAAGCTGGTCGAGCAATACGATTTCGTCATCAACGCGCGGCCGGTGTATCCGCTCGCGGTGCGCGACCCGACGTTCTTCAAGCGCACCGATCCGAGGTTCGCGCGCTACGTCGTGCTCGACAGTTTTCGCGTGGCGCAGAAGGAGGGGATTCCGTTCCGCTTCCCGCGGCCCGATCCGATCGTGCAGAACATGCAGACGCTCGAAGTCGCTGCCGAGCAACCCTACATCACCCGCCTGACGCGGCTCGGCGCTGCTGCCCAGCTCGCTGGCCATGGTCTGGCGTTCATCCGCGAAGTCAGTTCCGTGCTGTATGGCGGCGCGGTCGACAATTGGCACGAAGGCGATCATCTGGCCAAAGCCGCCGAGCGGGCCGGGCTCGATCTGGCGCAACTCGAGGCGGAGATCGCGGCCGATGCCGACCGATACGACGAGACCATCCGCAGCAACGAGCGCGATCACGCCGCATCGGGCCACTGGGGCGTGCCGACCTTCGTGTTCAAGGGCGAACCGTTCTTCGGCCAGGACCGGCTCGATCTGCTACTGTGGCGCCTGCAGCAGCATGGGCTGAAGGAGCGGGACTGA
- a CDS encoding NifB/NifX family molybdenum-iron cluster-binding protein gives MLIAVASQNFRTVTGHAGKTRRFLVFDAAPCRPPQEVDRLDLPKEMSIHEFKEDGAHPLDKVSVVIAGSAGPGFLARMAARGVIAITTSETDPVTAIKNYLAGSLAPAAPHDDDDEEEEGGCNCNCGRAA, from the coding sequence ATGCTGATCGCAGTCGCCAGCCAGAATTTCCGCACCGTGACCGGCCACGCCGGCAAGACCCGTCGCTTCCTGGTGTTCGATGCGGCGCCGTGCCGTCCGCCCCAGGAGGTCGATCGACTCGACCTCCCCAAGGAGATGTCGATCCACGAATTCAAGGAAGACGGGGCGCATCCGCTCGACAAGGTCAGCGTGGTGATCGCCGGCAGCGCCGGGCCCGGCTTCCTCGCCCGCATGGCAGCGCGCGGCGTGATCGCCATCACCACATCCGAGACCGATCCGGTCACCGCGATCAAGAACTATCTGGCCGGGTCGCTGGCGCCCGCAGCCCCTCACGATGACGACGACGAGGAAGAAGAAGGCGGCTGCAATTGCAATTGCGGCCGGGCGGCCTGA
- a CDS encoding alkyl/aryl-sulfatase produces the protein MSETTTIANDATAPKDASASVIARHKAVLDELPFSDTTDFDDAARGFLGSIDHAAISSAQGRTVWSLEPYQFLQEEIAPATVDPSLWRQSRLNMQHGLFEVVPGVYQVRGFDIANMTLIESDNGVIVVDTLTSIEGARAAMQLYARHRGDRPVVAVIFTHTHADHWGGARGVLDDATLASGRVPIIAPDLFMEHAVSENIIAGPAMLRRAQYQFGPLLAKGPRGHVDCGLGKTMAAGTAALLRPTDLIKATGDTRRIDGVDFEFQMAPNSEAPAEMHFYVPRYKLLNLAENCTHNFHNLLPFRGADVRDALAWSGYLGEALRLWGGKAEVMCGQHHWPVWGTERINLMIRQQRDLYKFAHDQTLRLMNHGLTAAEIAETIRLPKSLDGAWHARGYYGHIRHNVKAIYQKYLGWYDANPANLDPLPPVDAGKKYVDYMGGPDALLAKARADFANGEFRFVAQALSHLVFADPDNQDGRLLLADTFEQLGYQSESATWRNAYLFGAQELRHGMPKMPTRPGMPRETLSALKTSQIWDVLGVRLNGPKAEGKTIVLNWQFTDTSEYWVLTLENCALTYLPGTQSAKADAGFVLPRSLLDEVIAKQTSFPEAVMAGKIKVSGDPMKLAELMALMDEFPRMFEIVEPKRAAVT, from the coding sequence ATGAGCGAGACCACCACGATCGCGAACGACGCAACTGCGCCGAAGGACGCCTCCGCCTCGGTGATCGCGCGCCACAAGGCCGTGCTGGACGAGCTGCCGTTCTCCGATACGACCGATTTCGACGACGCCGCGCGTGGCTTTCTCGGCAGCATCGACCACGCCGCGATCAGTTCGGCGCAGGGCCGGACGGTGTGGAGTCTCGAACCTTATCAGTTTCTCCAGGAAGAGATCGCACCGGCAACCGTCGATCCAAGCCTATGGCGGCAATCGCGGCTGAACATGCAGCACGGACTGTTCGAGGTCGTGCCGGGCGTGTACCAAGTCCGCGGCTTCGATATCGCCAACATGACGCTGATCGAGAGCGACAATGGCGTGATCGTGGTCGACACCCTGACCTCGATCGAAGGCGCCCGCGCGGCAATGCAGCTCTATGCCCGCCACCGCGGCGACAGGCCGGTGGTGGCGGTGATTTTCACTCACACCCACGCCGATCATTGGGGCGGTGCGCGCGGCGTGCTCGACGACGCCACGCTCGCGAGTGGTCGGGTGCCGATCATCGCACCCGACCTGTTCATGGAGCACGCCGTCTCCGAGAACATCATCGCGGGGCCGGCGATGCTGCGGCGCGCGCAGTATCAGTTCGGGCCGCTGCTCGCCAAGGGACCGCGCGGCCATGTCGATTGCGGACTCGGCAAGACGATGGCCGCGGGCACTGCCGCGCTGCTGCGGCCGACCGACCTGATCAAGGCGACCGGCGACACCCGCCGCATCGACGGCGTCGACTTCGAATTCCAGATGGCGCCGAACTCCGAAGCGCCGGCGGAGATGCACTTCTACGTTCCGCGCTACAAGCTGCTCAACCTCGCCGAGAACTGCACGCACAACTTCCATAATCTGCTGCCGTTCCGCGGCGCCGACGTGCGCGATGCGCTGGCGTGGTCCGGCTATCTCGGCGAAGCCTTGCGGCTCTGGGGCGGCAAGGCCGAGGTGATGTGCGGCCAGCACCATTGGCCGGTGTGGGGCACCGAACGGATCAACCTGATGATCCGGCAGCAGCGTGACCTCTACAAATTCGCCCACGACCAGACGCTGCGGCTGATGAACCACGGCCTTACCGCCGCCGAGATCGCCGAAACCATCCGCCTGCCGAAGAGCCTCGATGGTGCCTGGCACGCCCGCGGCTATTACGGCCATATCCGCCACAACGTGAAGGCGATCTATCAGAAGTATCTCGGCTGGTACGACGCCAACCCGGCCAATCTCGATCCGCTGCCGCCGGTGGACGCCGGCAAGAAGTATGTCGACTACATGGGCGGCCCCGACGCGCTGCTAGCGAAGGCGCGCGCCGATTTCGCCAACGGTGAATTCCGCTTCGTGGCGCAGGCACTCAGCCATTTGGTGTTCGCCGACCCCGACAACCAGGACGGCCGGCTGCTGCTGGCCGATACGTTCGAACAGTTGGGCTACCAATCCGAGAGCGCGACCTGGCGCAACGCCTATCTGTTCGGCGCCCAGGAACTGCGCCACGGCATGCCGAAGATGCCGACCCGGCCCGGGATGCCGCGCGAGACGCTGTCGGCGCTGAAGACCTCGCAGATCTGGGACGTTCTCGGCGTCCGCCTCAACGGACCGAAGGCCGAGGGCAAGACCATCGTGCTGAACTGGCAGTTCACCGACACCAGCGAATACTGGGTGCTGACGCTGGAGAACTGCGCGCTGACCTATCTGCCCGGCACGCAATCCGCCAAGGCCGACGCCGGCTTCGTGCTGCCGAGAAGCTTGCTCGACGAGGTGATCGCCAAGCAGACCTCCTTTCCCGAGGCGGTGATGGCCGGCAAGATCAAAGTCAGCGGCGATCCGATGAAGCTCGCCGAGCTGATGGCGCTGATGGACGAATTCCCGCGGATGTTCGAGATCGTCGAACCTAAAAGAGCAGCCGTGACCTGA
- a CDS encoding sulfite exporter TauE/SafE family protein — MSIILDPWFYAVAIPAVFLLGLAKGGFSGVGIAATPLLALYLPPLEAAGLLLPVLITQDLISLYVYRHHWDARSLKVMLPGALVGMAIAWWTASIVSDDAVRLIVGGVGLVFVLNVWLRPHASAVKLSDAAGVFWGAVSGFTSFMTQGGGPPYQVYMLPQLLPKLVLVGTTTIFFAIINALKIGPYFLLGQFTPANLGTSLALLPLAAAANMAGIWLVKRTPTGLFYRIAYALLFVVSVALLYQGLSHLVRGAT, encoded by the coding sequence TTGTCGATCATCCTCGATCCCTGGTTCTACGCCGTCGCCATCCCCGCGGTGTTCCTGCTCGGCCTCGCCAAAGGCGGCTTTTCCGGCGTCGGCATCGCCGCGACGCCGCTGCTGGCGCTGTATCTGCCGCCGCTCGAAGCCGCCGGGCTGCTGCTGCCGGTGCTGATCACGCAGGATCTGATCTCGCTATACGTGTACCGGCATCATTGGGATGCACGCAGTCTGAAGGTGATGCTGCCGGGGGCGCTAGTCGGAATGGCGATCGCGTGGTGGACGGCCTCGATCGTGTCCGACGATGCGGTGCGGTTGATCGTGGGCGGCGTCGGGCTGGTGTTCGTGCTCAACGTCTGGCTGCGGCCGCATGCTTCCGCGGTGAAGCTGTCGGATGCCGCCGGCGTGTTCTGGGGCGCGGTGTCGGGCTTCACGTCGTTCATGACGCAAGGCGGCGGCCCGCCGTATCAGGTCTATATGCTGCCGCAGCTCCTGCCCAAGCTGGTGCTGGTCGGCACCACGACGATTTTCTTTGCCATCATCAATGCGCTGAAGATCGGTCCGTATTTTCTGCTGGGGCAATTCACCCCGGCCAATCTCGGAACGTCGCTGGCGCTGTTGCCGCTTGCCGCGGCGGCCAACATGGCGGGGATCTGGCTGGTGAAGCGGACGCCGACCGGGCTGTTCTACCGGATCGCCTACGCGCTGCTGTTCGTGGTGTCAGTGGCGCTATTGTATCAGGGACTGTCTCACCTGGTGCGCGGGGCGACGTAA